Proteins encoded by one window of Burkholderia plantarii:
- a CDS encoding DUF2863 family protein, whose translation MRQRTAKRLPPDADKLVGLSLALFASGSRVEDRFWEAKLDALLTKVIRNGNQTTLDAALDHLQQNHPDAYGALADMAETHSESLLVEHDEKTHEALLVAVPILAWTRYMIPSGPLKAEIADVLRTHLQAHVLAEHAHVALAPFLYSIDQLPRHHVEAYRLTQQLAQAALGGQTPRINFGDLPETSPILADPRFLLAVVATPAGSPMFRWQEEDQGARIERSQCLEQWTSQGGGNLSNALPGCEFECLLPDAYYSACRDADERVRPHTVRTAIRYLFDTIGAAPKELRAVVAGFGERRIDEYRIGFTRRGSNDVIYGVVWPLYGRENGDIAAEETMLEGETPIDGPVEEIVSLLKDTGVTDIRRHAGRFEPEYCDDCGVPLYADPLGEIVHAEMPEDASPAQPHFH comes from the coding sequence ATGCGCCAGCGAACCGCCAAACGCCTTCCCCCCGATGCCGACAAACTGGTCGGCCTGTCGCTCGCGCTGTTCGCGTCCGGCAGCCGTGTCGAGGACCGGTTCTGGGAAGCGAAGCTCGATGCGCTGCTCACCAAGGTGATCCGCAACGGCAACCAGACGACGCTCGACGCCGCGCTCGACCATCTGCAACAGAATCACCCCGACGCTTATGGCGCGCTCGCCGACATGGCGGAAACCCACAGCGAATCGCTACTGGTGGAGCATGACGAAAAGACGCACGAGGCCTTGCTGGTGGCCGTGCCGATCCTCGCCTGGACGCGCTACATGATCCCGTCGGGCCCGCTCAAGGCGGAAATCGCCGACGTGCTTCGCACGCATCTGCAGGCGCACGTGCTCGCCGAGCATGCGCACGTAGCACTCGCGCCGTTCCTCTACAGCATCGACCAGCTGCCGCGCCATCATGTCGAGGCGTATCGCCTCACGCAGCAATTGGCGCAGGCCGCGCTCGGTGGACAGACTCCGCGCATCAATTTCGGCGACCTGCCCGAGACCTCACCGATCCTTGCCGATCCGCGCTTCCTGCTGGCCGTGGTCGCCACGCCCGCCGGCTCGCCGATGTTTCGCTGGCAGGAGGAAGACCAGGGCGCGCGCATCGAACGCAGCCAGTGCCTCGAGCAATGGACGAGTCAGGGCGGCGGCAACCTGTCGAACGCGCTGCCCGGCTGTGAGTTCGAGTGCCTGCTGCCGGACGCCTACTACTCGGCCTGCCGCGACGCCGACGAGCGCGTGCGCCCGCACACGGTACGCACCGCGATCCGCTATCTGTTCGACACGATCGGCGCCGCGCCGAAGGAACTGCGGGCGGTGGTCGCCGGCTTCGGTGAACGCCGCATCGACGAATACCGGATCGGCTTCACCCGCCGCGGCAGCAACGATGTGATCTACGGCGTCGTATGGCCGCTCTATGGCCGCGAAAACGGCGACATCGCCGCCGAGGAAACCATGCTCGAAGGCGAGACGCCGATCGACGGCCCGGTCGAGGAAATCGTCTCGCTGCTGAAGGACACCGGCGTCACCGACATCCGTCGCCACGCCGGCCGTTTCGAACCGGAGTACTGCGACGATTGTGGCGTTCCGCTGTATGCCGACCCGCTGGGTGAAATTGTCCATGCGGAAATGCCTGAGGACGCGTCGCCCGCTCAGCCGCATTTTCATTGA
- a CDS encoding LuxR C-terminal-related transcriptional regulator, with translation MRFMVLSSDAERRDGLRALLRQIDRHSGYNDAKDWRQAMRLVRQQSFDLIVVDFRPTMRLGDLRALCEACAPTPVAMLVDTTSPAIAPDQFSTGVQGVVPRGMGAHLVIRAFELVLLGGYYVPPGALNLLDADAAEQRATRRLGSIPLRRQPTIGTLSPRQAQIMRFVHMGNTNKMIARTLGISEGTVKIHLASIFQQLGAANRAAAVAIYNGWLPPHLEVLIAERRAQSRPTLGAPCPIPLRAASSRGKYRPITFDGPDLPMAAEPEPATLKRNT, from the coding sequence ATGCGATTCATGGTGTTGAGTTCCGACGCGGAGCGCCGCGATGGCCTGAGGGCCCTGCTCAGGCAGATCGACCGGCATAGCGGCTACAACGATGCCAAGGACTGGCGGCAGGCCATGCGCCTCGTCCGGCAACAAAGCTTCGACCTGATCGTCGTCGATTTCCGTCCGACCATGCGGCTCGGCGATCTGCGTGCCTTGTGCGAGGCCTGCGCCCCCACGCCGGTGGCGATGCTGGTCGATACCACCTCGCCTGCCATCGCGCCGGACCAGTTCTCGACCGGCGTGCAGGGCGTCGTGCCACGCGGGATGGGCGCCCATCTCGTGATCCGTGCGTTCGAGCTGGTCCTGCTCGGCGGCTACTACGTCCCGCCGGGTGCGCTTAACCTGCTCGACGCCGACGCGGCCGAGCAGCGCGCCACGCGCCGCCTGGGAAGCATCCCGCTGCGGCGCCAGCCCACAATCGGCACGCTCTCGCCACGTCAAGCCCAGATCATGCGCTTCGTCCACATGGGCAATACGAACAAAATGATCGCGCGCACGCTCGGCATCAGCGAAGGGACCGTCAAGATCCATCTCGCCAGCATCTTCCAGCAACTGGGCGCCGCCAATCGCGCCGCCGCCGTCGCCATCTACAATGGCTGGCTGCCGCCGCACCTGGAGGTGTTGATCGCCGAGCGCCGGGCGCAGTCGCGGCCAACTCTCGGCGCACCCTGCCCGATCCCGCTGCGCGCCGCCAGTTCTCGCGGCAAGTACCGGCCGATCACGTTCGACGGTCCTGATCTGCCGATGGCAGCCGAGCCGGAACCGGCGACGCTGAAACGCAACACCTAG
- a CDS encoding energy-coupling factor ABC transporter permease → MGFLYTPLPLWVAVGGWVAAVVVLALASWGRPFKRLQDPTLQHVWCALIATITVLWASNAWLDDGLVMHLLGATLIATLFDWTLALIAMGAVTGIAAIVFDATWLGVGLTYLVYGALPVAVSTLLQRATVAWLPHNLFAFIVGQGFAAPAITIGVVATAAAGVQLGLADGSTIVIPASYGLNTLLLALGEAWFTGMATALIAIYKPAWVTTFDVRRYRLGGPPA, encoded by the coding sequence ATGGGTTTCCTCTACACGCCGCTTCCGCTCTGGGTCGCCGTCGGTGGCTGGGTCGCTGCCGTGGTCGTGCTCGCGCTCGCGTCATGGGGACGTCCGTTCAAACGCCTCCAGGACCCGACGCTGCAGCATGTTTGGTGCGCGCTGATCGCCACCATCACCGTGCTGTGGGCGTCGAATGCATGGCTCGACGACGGGCTCGTCATGCATCTGCTCGGCGCGACGCTGATCGCCACGCTGTTCGACTGGACGCTCGCCCTGATCGCGATGGGCGCCGTCACCGGCATCGCCGCGATCGTGTTCGACGCGACCTGGCTGGGCGTCGGGCTGACCTATCTCGTCTACGGCGCACTGCCGGTGGCCGTATCGACGCTGCTGCAACGCGCAACGGTTGCCTGGCTGCCGCACAACCTGTTCGCGTTCATCGTCGGGCAGGGCTTCGCTGCGCCGGCGATCACGATCGGCGTGGTCGCCACAGCCGCCGCCGGCGTGCAACTCGGGCTCGCGGACGGCTCGACGATCGTCATCCCGGCCAGCTACGGGCTCAACACGCTGTTGCTCGCGCTGGGCGAAGCCTGGTTCACCGGCATGGCGACCGCGCTGATCGCCATCTACAAACCGGCCTGGGTCACCACCTTCGACGTTCGCCGCTACCGCCTGGGCGGCCCGCCCGCCTGA
- a CDS encoding BspC domain-containing protein, protein MDSFPAQRLFGVFGKLAACVAGLSLALSAPAFADLLDQRSELINKYVSEMHADPLVADCAAHGNFIASTSSAFDHVEFPPSAFDSGNSTITPWNDSFDEGKQRVKVENIVTVEGLGIPQNGGDPSSLKFRCGYVGSQMLAFSWNDPVPPAKPRVERSSSSKHHVHGHAVRGKAKAKSGGKSSRKSTARKSNGTAKKAVKKKSASK, encoded by the coding sequence ATGGACAGCTTCCCCGCCCAACGTCTTTTCGGCGTGTTCGGCAAGCTGGCAGCCTGTGTCGCAGGCCTGTCGCTTGCGCTTTCCGCCCCGGCCTTCGCCGATCTGCTCGATCAGCGCTCCGAACTGATCAACAAATACGTCTCCGAGATGCATGCCGACCCGCTCGTCGCCGACTGCGCGGCGCACGGCAACTTCATCGCGAGCACCTCGAGCGCGTTCGATCACGTCGAATTCCCGCCCAGCGCGTTCGACAGCGGCAACTCGACGATCACGCCCTGGAACGACTCGTTCGACGAAGGCAAGCAGCGTGTGAAGGTCGAAAACATCGTGACGGTCGAGGGCCTCGGCATTCCGCAAAACGGTGGCGATCCGTCGAGCCTGAAGTTCCGCTGCGGCTACGTCGGCAGCCAGATGCTCGCGTTCAGCTGGAACGATCCGGTGCCGCCCGCGAAGCCGCGCGTCGAGCGTTCCTCGTCGTCGAAGCATCACGTGCATGGTCACGCCGTGCGCGGCAAGGCGAAAGCGAAATCGGGCGGCAAGTCCTCCCGCAAATCGACAGCCAGGAAGTCGAACGGCACGGCGAAGAAGGCCGTGAAGAAGAAGTCGGCCTCGAAATAG
- a CDS encoding M14 family metallopeptidase has protein sequence MSLSITSQFDAGAIDVVACERPDAIRLRIRGDNQSEFAQWFYFRLSGARGERCVIAFENAHACAYPSGWRDYRAVASYDRVNWFRVPTEFDGTVMTIDHTPEFDTIHYAYFEPYSEERRSEFLGAVQQMPQANVVELGRSVQGRPMSLLVLGTPDEAGTKKKVWVIARQHPGESMAEWFVEGLVKRLAGWGDWAGDAVARKLYDHATFYIVPNMNPDGSALGNLRTNAVGANLNREWMEPDAARSPEVYVVRDALHAIGCDMFFDVHGDEDLPYVFVAGSEMLPGFTDRQREEQEAFIAAFKQASPDFQDRYGYPAAKYREDALKLASKYVGNAFGCLSLTLEMPFKDNANLPDERVGWNGERSAALGAAMLLPILNQVSRG, from the coding sequence ATGAGCCTTTCGATCACGAGCCAATTCGATGCCGGCGCGATCGACGTCGTGGCCTGCGAGCGCCCGGACGCGATCCGGCTGCGCATTCGCGGGGACAACCAGTCCGAATTCGCGCAATGGTTCTACTTTCGCCTGTCCGGCGCGCGTGGCGAGCGCTGCGTGATCGCGTTCGAGAACGCGCACGCCTGCGCCTATCCGTCCGGCTGGCGCGACTATCGCGCGGTGGCGAGCTACGACCGCGTGAACTGGTTCCGCGTGCCGACCGAATTCGACGGGACCGTGATGACGATCGATCACACGCCGGAATTCGACACCATCCATTACGCCTACTTCGAGCCGTACAGCGAGGAGCGCCGCTCGGAGTTCCTCGGCGCGGTCCAGCAGATGCCGCAGGCAAACGTGGTCGAGCTCGGGCGCAGCGTTCAGGGGCGGCCGATGTCGCTGCTCGTGCTCGGCACGCCCGACGAGGCCGGCACGAAGAAGAAGGTGTGGGTGATCGCGCGCCAGCATCCCGGCGAATCGATGGCCGAATGGTTCGTCGAGGGGCTCGTGAAACGGCTCGCGGGCTGGGGCGATTGGGCCGGCGACGCGGTGGCGCGCAAGCTCTACGACCACGCGACGTTCTACATCGTGCCGAACATGAACCCGGACGGCAGCGCGCTCGGCAACCTGCGGACCAATGCCGTGGGCGCGAACCTGAACCGCGAATGGATGGAGCCCGACGCCGCGCGCAGTCCCGAGGTGTACGTCGTGCGCGACGCGCTTCATGCGATCGGCTGCGACATGTTCTTCGACGTCCACGGCGACGAGGATCTGCCTTATGTGTTCGTGGCGGGCTCCGAGATGCTGCCCGGCTTCACCGACCGCCAGCGCGAGGAGCAGGAGGCGTTCATCGCCGCGTTCAAGCAGGCGAGCCCCGATTTCCAGGACCGCTACGGTTATCCGGCCGCCAAGTATCGCGAGGATGCGCTGAAGCTCGCGTCGAAATACGTCGGCAACGCGTTTGGCTGCCTGTCGCTGACGCTCGAGATGCCGTTCAAGGACAATGCCAACCTGCCGGACGAGCGCGTGGGCTGGAACGGTGAGCGCAGCGCGGCGCTCGGCGCGGCGATGCTGCTGCCGATCCTGAATCAGGTCTCGCGCGGTTAG
- the yaaA gene encoding peroxide stress protein YaaA, which yields MIIVLSPAKSLDYETAPHISAHTLPDFVDDAAELIDGLRKLSPQQISTLMDISDPLARLNHGRYADWSRTFTTANAKQAVLAFNGDVYEGFDARTLSAADLDYAQRHVRVLSGLYGLLRPLDLLQPYRLEMGTRFENARGKDLYAFWGERITRALDAQLASHDGDARVLVNCASNEYFKSVKPKLLAAPVITPVFEDWKGGRYKIISFHAKRARGLMARYAVTNRIASAAQLKDFAEEGYAFDAQASNDSTYVFRRRLDA from the coding sequence ATGATAATCGTTCTCTCTCCCGCGAAATCGCTCGATTACGAGACCGCGCCCCACATTTCCGCGCACACGCTGCCCGATTTCGTCGACGATGCGGCAGAATTGATCGATGGATTGCGGAAACTGTCGCCACAGCAGATCTCGACGCTGATGGACATCTCGGACCCGCTCGCGCGGCTGAACCATGGGCGTTACGCGGACTGGTCGCGCACCTTCACCACCGCGAACGCGAAGCAGGCGGTGCTCGCGTTCAACGGCGACGTGTACGAAGGGTTCGACGCCCGCACGCTGTCGGCCGCCGACCTCGATTATGCGCAGCGGCACGTGCGCGTGCTCTCGGGGCTCTACGGGCTGCTGCGTCCGCTCGACCTGCTGCAGCCGTACCGGCTCGAAATGGGCACGCGCTTCGAGAACGCGCGCGGCAAGGATCTGTACGCGTTCTGGGGCGAGCGCATCACGCGCGCGCTCGACGCGCAGCTCGCCTCGCACGACGGCGACGCGCGCGTGCTCGTGAACTGCGCCTCGAACGAGTACTTCAAGTCGGTCAAGCCGAAGCTGCTGGCGGCGCCGGTGATCACGCCGGTGTTCGAGGACTGGAAGGGCGGGCGCTACAAGATCATCAGCTTCCATGCGAAGCGGGCGCGCGGCCTGATGGCGCGTTACGCGGTCACGAATCGCATCGCGTCGGCCGCCCAGCTCAAGGATTTCGCCGAAGAGGGTTATGCATTCGATGCGCAGGCATCGAACGATTCGACCTACGTGTTCCGCCGCCGGCTCGACGCATGA
- a CDS encoding putative toxin-antitoxin system toxin component, PIN family, whose product MPSSHAPRDGRRVVLDSNVWIDILVFDDPATRPIRAALEHGALVALIDTRCLHELERVLDYPQFAPRQIDKAAALATVARLTRLVETAEPDPDEARPLPKCRDRDDQKFLELARAIEADWLVSKDRALLKLSRRTERDFLFRIMQPAPFVAACGLAPAEPAPA is encoded by the coding sequence ATGCCCAGCTCCCACGCTCCACGAGACGGCCGCCGCGTGGTGCTCGACTCGAACGTCTGGATCGACATCCTCGTGTTCGACGATCCCGCCACGCGTCCGATCCGCGCCGCGCTCGAACACGGCGCGCTGGTCGCGCTGATCGATACGCGCTGCCTGCACGAACTCGAACGCGTGCTCGACTATCCGCAATTCGCGCCACGCCAGATCGACAAGGCCGCCGCGCTCGCCACCGTCGCGCGCCTGACGCGGCTCGTCGAAACTGCCGAACCCGATCCCGACGAGGCGCGGCCGCTGCCGAAATGCCGTGACCGCGACGACCAGAAGTTTCTCGAGCTCGCGCGCGCCATCGAGGCCGACTGGCTCGTCTCGAAGGATCGCGCGTTATTGAAGCTGTCGCGCCGCACCGAGCGCGATTTCCTGTTCCGGATCATGCAGCCGGCGCCGTTCGTGGCCGCCTGCGGGCTCGCGCCGGCCGAACCGGCGCCGGCTTGA
- a CDS encoding pyridoxal phosphate-dependent aminotransferase, producing MNAPSAMPASQPVTPAVVSRLPQVGTTIFTVMSALAAEKGAVNLGQGFPDFDCDPAIIDAVAGAMREGHNQYPPMTGAAPLREAIAEKIERIYGRRYDAASEITVTAGATQALLTAILCTVHPGDEVIVVEPTYDSYLPSIELAGGKPVFVTLEAPDYTIPFDRLAAAITPRTRLLLINTPHNPTGTVWREADMRRLEEIVRGTNVLILSDEVYEHMVYDGERHESVARYPELAARSFIVSSFGKTYHVTGWKVGYVAAPASLTAEFRKVHQFNVFTVNTPMQVGLANYLRDPQPYLTLPAFYQKKRDLFRDGLAATRFKLLPCAGTYFQCVDYSAISDLPEAEFAKWLTTEIGVAAIPVSAFYHEPHESGVVRFCFAKREATLATALERLARL from the coding sequence ATGAACGCACCGTCCGCCATGCCAGCCTCCCAGCCCGTCACGCCCGCCGTCGTTTCCCGCCTGCCGCAGGTCGGCACCACGATCTTCACGGTGATGAGCGCGCTCGCCGCCGAAAAGGGCGCGGTGAATCTGGGCCAGGGCTTTCCCGATTTCGACTGCGATCCGGCGATCATTGATGCCGTCGCCGGCGCAATGCGCGAGGGGCACAACCAGTACCCGCCGATGACGGGCGCCGCGCCGCTGCGCGAGGCGATCGCGGAGAAGATCGAGCGGATTTACGGGCGCCGCTACGACGCGGCCAGCGAGATCACGGTCACGGCCGGCGCGACCCAGGCGCTCCTGACGGCGATCCTCTGCACCGTGCATCCGGGCGACGAGGTAATCGTGGTCGAGCCCACCTACGACAGCTACCTGCCATCGATCGAACTGGCGGGCGGCAAGCCCGTGTTCGTCACGCTGGAGGCACCCGATTACACGATCCCGTTCGACCGGCTCGCGGCCGCGATCACGCCCCGGACGCGCCTGCTGCTGATCAACACGCCGCACAACCCGACCGGCACGGTCTGGCGCGAGGCCGACATGCGCCGGCTGGAAGAGATCGTGCGCGGCACCAACGTGCTGATCCTCTCCGATGAAGTCTACGAGCACATGGTGTACGACGGCGAGCGGCACGAAAGCGTGGCACGCTATCCGGAACTCGCGGCGCGCAGCTTCATCGTGTCGAGCTTCGGCAAGACCTATCACGTGACGGGCTGGAAGGTCGGCTACGTGGCCGCGCCCGCCTCGCTGACGGCCGAGTTCCGCAAGGTCCATCAGTTCAACGTGTTCACCGTCAACACGCCGATGCAGGTCGGGCTCGCGAACTATTTGCGCGATCCGCAGCCGTATCTGACGCTGCCCGCGTTCTACCAGAAGAAGCGCGACCTGTTCCGCGACGGGCTCGCCGCGACGCGCTTCAAGCTGCTGCCGTGCGCGGGCACCTACTTCCAGTGCGTGGACTATTCGGCGATCAGCGACCTGCCCGAAGCCGAGTTCGCGAAGTGGCTGACGACCGAGATCGGCGTCGCGGCGATCCCCGTCTCGGCGTTCTATCACGAGCCGCACGAATCGGGCGTGGTGCGCTTCTGCTTCGCGAAGCGCGAGGCGACGCTCGCCACCGCGCTCGAACGGCTGGCGCGGCTGTAG
- a CDS encoding glutathione S-transferase family protein, protein MLQLCGYPLSNYYNKVKLVLLEYEIPFEEQPLPLPLRDADALAASPFGKVPFLRTEQGALSESQAIVEYLAARYPDKALFPADPFEAAKAREITIFIELYLEWVARDLYGQAFFGGAASDETRERVERQLVSALAAFRQLARFEPFVLGDAYGIADAAAYIHLPLVGLATKAVYGRDLVLEAGIDWKAYSKRVGERPAAQRVTADRKAHIEANGAKR, encoded by the coding sequence ATGCTGCAACTCTGTGGTTACCCGCTTTCGAACTATTACAACAAGGTCAAGCTCGTGCTGCTCGAATACGAGATTCCGTTCGAGGAGCAACCGCTGCCGCTGCCGTTGCGCGACGCCGATGCGCTGGCTGCCTCGCCGTTCGGCAAGGTGCCGTTCCTGCGCACCGAACAGGGCGCGCTGTCGGAGTCGCAGGCGATCGTCGAGTATCTGGCGGCGCGTTATCCGGACAAGGCGCTGTTTCCGGCTGATCCGTTCGAAGCGGCCAAGGCCCGCGAGATCACGATCTTCATCGAACTCTATCTCGAATGGGTGGCGCGCGACCTGTACGGGCAGGCATTCTTCGGCGGCGCGGCCAGCGACGAGACACGCGAGCGCGTCGAACGGCAGCTCGTGAGCGCGCTGGCCGCGTTCCGCCAGCTCGCCCGCTTCGAGCCGTTCGTGCTCGGCGACGCCTACGGCATCGCCGACGCGGCCGCCTACATCCACCTGCCGCTCGTCGGGCTCGCGACGAAGGCCGTCTACGGCCGCGACCTGGTGCTCGAAGCCGGGATCGACTGGAAGGCGTATTCGAAGCGAGTGGGCGAGCGGCCCGCCGCGCAGCGCGTGACGGCCGATCGCAAGGCGCACATCGAGGCCAACGGCGCGAAGCGCTGA
- a CDS encoding oxepin-CoA hydrolase, alternative type: MSAELLASRPVDSESTLVLTLSNPGARNALHPDMYAAGIEAMNTAERDASIGAVVLTGADRFFCAGGNLNRLLENRAKAPAAQAASIDLLGEWITAIHGATKPVIAAVEGAAAGAGFSLALACDLIVAADDAKFVMSYARVGLTPDGGGSWFLSRALPRALATEILIEGKPAAAKRLHDLGVVNRLARPGSALGDALAWADELGRVSPNAVARVKALIAQAPEHSLAAHLAAERNHFVASLHHADGLEGITAFLEKRPPSYTR; the protein is encoded by the coding sequence ATGAGCGCCGAACTGCTCGCGTCCCGCCCCGTCGACAGCGAGTCGACCCTCGTCCTGACGCTGTCCAACCCCGGCGCGCGCAACGCGCTGCATCCCGACATGTATGCGGCCGGCATCGAGGCCATGAACACCGCCGAACGCGACGCCTCGATCGGCGCGGTGGTGCTGACCGGCGCCGATCGCTTCTTTTGCGCGGGCGGCAACCTGAACCGCCTGCTCGAGAACCGCGCCAAAGCCCCCGCCGCGCAGGCCGCGAGCATCGACCTGCTCGGCGAGTGGATCACCGCGATCCACGGCGCGACGAAGCCGGTGATCGCGGCGGTCGAGGGCGCGGCGGCCGGTGCCGGCTTCTCGCTCGCGCTCGCCTGCGACCTGATCGTCGCCGCCGACGACGCGAAGTTCGTGATGTCCTACGCGCGCGTCGGGCTCACGCCGGACGGCGGCGGCTCGTGGTTCCTCTCGCGTGCCCTGCCAAGGGCGCTCGCGACCGAAATCTTGATCGAGGGCAAGCCGGCCGCCGCGAAGCGCCTGCATGATCTCGGCGTCGTCAACCGCCTCGCGCGCCCCGGCAGCGCGCTCGGCGACGCGCTGGCCTGGGCCGATGAACTCGGCCGCGTCTCGCCGAACGCCGTCGCGCGCGTGAAGGCGCTGATCGCGCAAGCCCCCGAGCATTCGCTGGCCGCCCACCTGGCCGCCGAACGCAATCACTTCGTGGCCTCGCTGCACCATGCGGATGGGCTCGAGGGCATCACCGCGTTTCTCGAGAAACGCCCGCCCTCCTACACCCGCTGA
- a CDS encoding histidine phosphatase family protein, with protein MTAYTLPKRRRVYLMRHGDVTYFDAARQSIDPDTVPLNERGRAQARAAGRAFASQSIRFDRVITSGLNRAVETAALVLAETGQSLDLEIEPAWREIRGGHLADLPPENVEAAFLGALDGIVPDHVPFLGGETIGELIDRVLPPLAALRADTNWDTVLLVLHGGVNCALLSHATLPEQRLFIGRLAQSTGCINVLDVGEPAHDWVIRQINYTPPDALHRDARNTVMEVLYQQFIEANAGR; from the coding sequence ATGACCGCCTACACCCTGCCCAAGCGCCGCCGCGTCTACCTGATGCGCCACGGCGACGTGACCTATTTCGACGCCGCCCGCCAGTCGATCGATCCCGATACCGTGCCGCTCAACGAACGCGGCCGCGCCCAGGCACGCGCCGCGGGCCGCGCGTTCGCCTCGCAGTCGATCCGCTTCGACCGCGTCATCACGAGCGGCTTGAACCGCGCCGTCGAGACGGCCGCATTGGTGCTCGCGGAAACCGGCCAGTCGCTCGACCTCGAGATCGAGCCGGCCTGGCGCGAGATCCGCGGCGGCCATCTGGCCGACCTGCCGCCCGAGAACGTCGAGGCCGCGTTCCTCGGCGCGCTCGACGGCATCGTGCCCGACCACGTGCCGTTTCTCGGCGGCGAGACCATCGGCGAGCTGATCGACCGGGTACTGCCGCCGCTCGCCGCGCTGCGCGCCGATACGAACTGGGATACCGTGCTGCTGGTGCTGCACGGCGGCGTGAACTGCGCGCTGCTCTCGCACGCGACGCTGCCCGAGCAGCGCCTGTTCATCGGCCGGCTCGCGCAGTCGACCGGCTGCATCAACGTGCTCGACGTCGGCGAACCCGCGCACGACTGGGTGATCCGGCAGATCAACTACACGCCGCCCGACGCGCTGCACCGCGACGCGCGCAACACCGTGATGGAAGTGCTCTACCAGCAGTTCATCGAGGCGAATGCGGGCCGCTGA
- a CDS encoding phosphotransferase has protein sequence MTQAPQQSAANPIDTTAFEGTAPVSAAQRIDVPALDAWLTGHVDGYAGPLSIEQFRGGQSNPTFKLVTPARHYVLRAKPAPAAKLLPSAHAIEREYRVMAALDGTAVPVPRMLALCEDETVIGRAFYVMSCVEGRVLWDPSLPGMTRAERAAHYDEMNRVIAALHTLDPQALGLADYGKPGSYFARQIGRWSKQYLASETEPIDAMHRLIEWLPQHLPPGDTGHERTSIVHGDFRLDNLIFAPDAPRVLAVLDWELSTLGDPLADFSYHCMTWHVEPGRFRGVAGLDWAALGIPDEASYIARYRERTGFAIEGDWHFYLAYNMFRIAAILQGIMKRVADGTASSARALDAGRQARPMAELAWRYALRVA, from the coding sequence ATGACGCAAGCGCCGCAGCAATCGGCAGCTAACCCGATCGACACCACCGCGTTCGAGGGCACCGCGCCCGTGAGCGCCGCGCAGCGCATCGACGTGCCCGCGCTCGACGCCTGGCTCACCGGCCACGTCGACGGTTATGCCGGGCCGCTCTCGATCGAGCAGTTCCGCGGCGGCCAGTCCAATCCGACCTTCAAGCTCGTCACGCCGGCACGGCACTACGTGCTGCGCGCGAAGCCGGCACCGGCGGCGAAGCTGCTGCCGTCCGCGCACGCGATCGAGCGCGAATACCGCGTGATGGCCGCGCTCGACGGCACCGCGGTGCCGGTGCCGCGCATGCTCGCGCTCTGCGAGGACGAGACCGTGATCGGCCGCGCGTTCTACGTGATGAGCTGCGTGGAGGGACGCGTACTCTGGGACCCGTCGCTGCCCGGCATGACGCGCGCCGAGCGCGCCGCGCACTACGACGAGATGAATCGCGTGATCGCCGCGTTGCATACGCTCGATCCGCAGGCGCTCGGCCTTGCCGACTACGGCAAGCCCGGCAGCTATTTCGCACGCCAGATCGGACGCTGGAGCAAGCAGTATCTGGCCTCGGAGACCGAGCCGATCGACGCGATGCACCGGCTGATCGAGTGGCTGCCGCAACACCTGCCGCCCGGCGACACAGGCCACGAACGCACGTCGATCGTGCATGGCGACTTCCGCCTCGACAACCTGATCTTCGCGCCCGACGCGCCGCGCGTGCTGGCCGTGCTCGACTGGGAGTTGTCGACGCTCGGCGATCCGCTCGCCGATTTCTCGTATCACTGCATGACCTGGCACGTCGAGCCGGGGCGCTTTCGCGGCGTGGCCGGCCTCGACTGGGCCGCGCTCGGGATTCCCGACGAGGCGAGCTACATCGCGCGCTATCGCGAACGCACGGGCTTCGCGATCGAGGGCGACTGGCACTTCTATCTCGCCTACAACATGTTCCGGATCGCGGCGATCCTGCAGGGCATCATGAAGCGCGTGGCCGACGGCACCGCGTCGAGCGCGCGCGCGCTCGATGCCGGCCGGCAGGCGCGCCCGATGGCCGAACTCGCGTGGCGCTACGCGCTGCGCGTGGCCTGA